In one Nicotiana sylvestris chromosome 8, ASM39365v2, whole genome shotgun sequence genomic region, the following are encoded:
- the LOC104219041 gene encoding ATP-dependent zinc metalloprotease FTSH, chloroplastic yields the protein MANSLLSSNFFGSQIFVSPPTPKTTKISHLYPKRKFFPVPQSILNKKPNSDKVKNFPSEAALAALLFSSITPQAFALDNTTPTAPPPSVVQAETPKPNPLNPSSFSQNLILNAPKPQAQSTSDIPDGSQWRYSEFLNAVKKGKVERVRFSKDGSVLQLTAVDGRRANVIVPNDPDLIDILAMNGVDISVSEGEGGNGLFSVIGNLLFPLLAFAGLFFLFRRAQGGPGGPGGLGGPMDFGRSKSKFQEVPETGVTFADVAGADQAKLELQEVVDFLKNPDKYTALGAKIPKGCLLVGPPGTGKTLLARAVAGEAGVPFFSCAASEFVELFVGVGASRVRDLFEKAKSKAPCIVFIDEIDAVGRQRGAGLGGGNDEREQTINQLLTEMDGFSGNSGVIVLAATNRPDVLDSALLRPGRFDRQVTVDRPDVAGRVKILQVHSRGKALAKDVDFDKIARRTPGFTGADLQNLMNEAAILAARRDLKEISKDEISDALERIIAGPEKKNAVVSDEKKKLVAYHEAGHALVGALMPEYDPVAKISIIPRGQAGGLTFFAPSEERLESGLYSRSYLENQMAVALGGRVAEEVIFGQDNVTTGASNDFMQVSRVARQMVERLGFSKKIGQVAIGGGGGNPFLGQQMSTQKDYSMATADIVDAEVRELVDKAYARATQIITTHIDILHKLAQLLIEKETVDGEEFMSLFIDGKAELYIS from the exons ATGGCCAATTCTCTTCTCTCTTCCAACTTCTTTGGATCCCAAATCTTTGTTTCTCCTCCTACCCCCAAAACCACAAAGATATCTCATTTATACCCCAAAAGAAAGTTTTTTCCAGTCCCACAATCAATTCTTAACAAAAAACCCAATTCAGATAAAGTAAAGAATTTTCCTTCTGAAGCTGCTTTAGCTGCTCTCCTTTTCTCTTCAATAACGCCACAAGCCTTTGCTCTCGACAACACTACACCAACAGCTCCACCCCCTTCAGTGGTTCAAGCTGAAACACCTAAACCCAACCCTTTAAATCCATCTTCTTTTTCGCAAAATCTAATCTTGAATGCCCCAAAACCACAAGCTCAGTCAACTTCTGACATTCCAGATGGTTCTCAGTGGAGGTACAGTGAGTTCTTGAATGCAGTAAAAAAGGGTAAAGTTGAAAGGGTTAGATTTAGTAAAGATGGAAGTGTTTTACAGCTTACTGCAGTAGATGGCCGTAGAGCCAATGTAATTGTGCCTAATGATCCTGATTTGATTGATATCTTAGCTATGAATGGTGTTGATATATCTGTTTCTGAAGGTGAAGGTGGTAATGGTTTGTTTAGTGTTATTGGGAATTTGTTATTTCCCTTACTTGCTTTTGCTGGTTTGTTTTTCCTGTTCCGCCGGGCTCAGGGCGGGCCCGGTGGCCCAGGTGGACTTGGCGGGCCGATGGATTTTGGCCGGTCGAAGTCAAAGTTTCAAGAAGTGCCTGAAACTGGAGTGACATTTGCTGATGTTGCTGGTGCTGATCAGGCCAAGTTGGAGTTGCAAGAAGTTGTTGATTTCTTGAAAAATCCTGATAAGTATACTGCTTTAGGTGCTAAGATACCAAAAGGGTGTCTTTTGGTGGGACCACCTGGTACTGGTAAGACCCTTTTGGCTAGAGCAGTAGCTGGTGAGGCAGGTGTGCCATTTTTCTCATGTGCAGCATCAGAGTTTGTTGAGTTGTTTGTGGGTGTGGGAGCTTCTAGAGTAAGGGATTTGTTTGAGAAGGCGAAGTCGAAAGCGCCTTgtattgtgtttattgatgagaTTGATGCTGTTGGAAGGCAAAGAGGGGCAGGGCTTGGAGGTGGAAATGATGAGAGAGAGCAGACTATTAATCAGCTCTTGACAGAAATGGATGGGTTCTCTGGAAATTCTGGAGTTATAGTTTTGGCTGCAACAAATAGACCAGATGTTCTTGATTCTGCCCTGTTGAGGCCCGGGAGGTTTGATCGCCAAGTGACTGTTGACAGACCTGATGTTGCTGGTAGAGTCAAGATTCTTCAG GTCCACTCTAGAGGAAAGGCCCTTGCAAAGGATGTAGACTTTGACAAGATTGCTAGGAGAACACCAGGTTTTACTGGTGCAGATTTGCAAAACTTGATGAATGAAGCAGCCATCCTGGCAGCTAGGCGTGATCTTAAGGAAATAAGCAAAGATGAGATATCTGATGCTCTGGAACGAATAATTGCCGGACCAGAAAAGAAAAACGCCGTTGTCTCAGATGAGAAGAAGAAGCTGGTTGCTTACCATG AGGCTGGCCATGCTTTGGTTGGTGCACTCATGCCGGAGTATGATCCTGTTGCCAAAATCTCTATTATTCCTCGTGGCCAAGCTGGTGGTCTTACCTTCTTTGCCCCAAGTGAAGAGAGACTTGAGTCTGGCCTCTACAGCAGGAGCTACCTGGAGAATCAGATGGCAGTTGCACTTGGTGGAAG AGTTGCTGAGGAGGTCATTTTTGGGCAGGATAATGTAACAACTGGGGCATCTAATGATTTCATGCAAGTTTCACGAGTGGCAAGACAGATGGTTGAGAGGCTTGGGTTCAGCAAAAAGATTGGCCAAGTTGCCATTGGTGGAGGTGGAGGGAATCCTTTCTTGGGCCAGCAG ATGTCAACCCAGAAAGACTATTCCATGGCTACAGCCGACATTGTTGATGCTGAAGTAAGGGAATTGGTGGATAAAGCATACGCGAGGGCAACGCAAATAATCACAACTCACATTGACATCCTACACAAACTTGCTCAGCTGCTGATAGAGAAAGAAACTGTTGATGGTGAAGAGTTCATGAGCCTTTTCATCGATGGCAAGGCCGAGCTATATATTTCATAA